In the Artemia franciscana chromosome 1, ASM3288406v1, whole genome shotgun sequence genome, one interval contains:
- the LOC136043876 gene encoding tetratricopeptide repeat protein 1-like: MSTDLKQILKQAKEHMNNGKFEDASKDLEFVLRMEPLNQDAISIHNELKDKIVERKKQIEQFKDIANMILKPFGWSTDNFIVNKDQTTNSYSISINSKKPSDNPNSSQ, encoded by the coding sequence atgagcactgatttgaaacaaattttgaaacaagCAAAGGAGCATATGAATAATGGAAAGTTTGAAGATGCATCTAAAGATTTGGAATTTGTTCTACGCATGGAACCATTAAATCAAGATGCTATCTCAATACATAATgaattaaaagacaaaattgttGAAAGGAAGAAACAAATCGAGCAATTCAAAGACATTGCTAATATGATTCTGAAACCGTTTGGTTGGTCAACTGATAACTTTATTGTTAACAAAGATCAGACAACTAATTCCTATTCGATAAGCATTAACTCAAAAAAACCTAGTGACAATCCTAATAGCTCTCAGTAG